The Streptomyces sp. Mut1 genome window below encodes:
- a CDS encoding iron-sulfur cluster assembly accessory protein, with protein MSVSDETTTVSDGILLSDAAAAKVKALLEQEGREDLALRVAVQPGGCSGLRYQLFFDERSLDGDVVKDFDGVKVVTDRMSAPYLGGASVDFVDTIEKQGFTIDNPNATGSCACGDSFS; from the coding sequence ATGTCCGTATCGGACGAGACCACCACCGTGAGCGACGGCATCCTCCTGTCCGACGCCGCCGCAGCCAAGGTCAAGGCCCTGCTGGAGCAGGAGGGGCGCGAAGACCTGGCTCTCCGTGTCGCCGTCCAGCCCGGCGGCTGCTCGGGCCTGCGTTACCAGCTCTTCTTCGATGAGCGTTCCCTCGACGGCGACGTCGTGAAGGACTTCGACGGTGTGAAGGTCGTCACCGACCGCATGAGCGCCCCGTACCTGGGCGGCGCCTCGGTCGACTTCGTGGACACCATCGAGAAGCAGGGCTTCACCATCGACAACCCGAACGCCACGGGCTCCTGCGCCTGCGGCGACTCCTTCAGCTAA